The following coding sequences are from one Diadema setosum chromosome 9, eeDiaSeto1, whole genome shotgun sequence window:
- the LOC140232666 gene encoding 2,4-dienoyl-CoA reductase [(3E)-enoyl-CoA-producing], mitochondrial-like, with amino-acid sequence MASTFNFHALLRCSARCALVPRKTTGFVGNLALKHSRRALSTSQCLHEYPCEKYENLKPLKSMMLPPDTFKGKTVYMTGGGTGLGKGMTHMLSRLGAEIAIVSRSEDVLKKTAEEISGETGNPVHAIPANVKDPEAVKASVDRFVELCGTLPDVVVNNAAANFVAPAERLSPNAWKTITDVVLNGTAYVTIEIGKRLIKENKGANFLTISTTYAKLGSPFVLPSAAAKSAIEMMTRCLAVEWGRYGLRFNAIAPGGIYTKGAFDRLDPTGEFSKNLLDSTPTGRIGEMEELANLAAYLVSDYSSWFNGEVMHFDGGQVLQASGLFSGYLKLSNEHWDLAESLIRKTKGS; translated from the exons CATTCTAGGAGAGCTCTTTCAACCAGCCAGTGCCTCCATGAATACCCGTGTGAGAAGTATGAGAACTTGAAACCATTGAAAAGTATGATGCTGCCACCGGACACCTTCAAGGGCAAGACGGTGTACATGACCGGGGGTGGGACGGGGCTCGGGAAAGGGATGACCCACATGCTGTCCCGCCTTGGAGCTGAGATTGCCATTGTTAGCAG GTCGGAGGATGTCTTGAAGAAGACTGCCGAAGAGATCAGCGGTGAGACGGGCAACCCTGTGCATGCCATCCCAGCCAATGTCAAGGACCCGGAGGCAGTCAAAGCCTCCGTGGACAGGTTTGTCGAGCTTTGTGGGACGCTCCCCGACGTAGTCGTGAACAACGCAGCCGCCAACTTTGTTGCGCCCGCCGAGCGACTCTCCCCCAATGCGTGGAAAACCATCACTGATGTGGTTCTCAACGGAACGGCGTATGTGACAATAGAGATTGGGAAAAGGttgatcaaagaaaacaaag GGGCAAATTTCTTGACCATCAGCACCACATACGCCAAGTTGGGCTCGCCATTCGTCCTGCCAAGTGCCGCCGCCAAGAGTGCAATAGAAATGATGACAAG GTGTCTTGCAGTCGAGTGGGGACGGTATGGATTACGATTCAATGCAATCGCTCCTGGCGGCATCTACACAAAG GGCGCTTTCGACCGGCTAGACCCCACGGGGGAGTTTTCGAAGAACCTCCTGGACAGCACGCCCACCGGCCGCATAGGAGAGATGGAAGAGCTGGCCAATCTGGCCGCGTACCTCGTCAGTGACTACAGCAGCTGGTTCAACGGCGAGGTCATGCACTTTGATGGGGGACAGGTGCTCCAAGCATCTGGTTTATTCAGTGGTTACCTCAAG CTGAGCAACGAACACTGGGACTTGGCTGAATCTCTCATCAGGAAGACCAAAGGATCGTAG